From the Clostridium cagae genome, the window GTTCTTTCTGAATCTTTTAAAATATAATAACATGCCTTAAATATTGGATTAATATTTGAATTTATAGCTATGTATAATACATCATCCAAATGGTTGTCCCATATTTCTTTCATAAATTCATATCGCCCTTGAAGTTTCATTAATTGATCATTTTGCATCCACTCACTTCTAGCTTGCCAATTATCCCAGCCTATCGGAGGTTTTTCTTTAAAATCATTATATAAATAATATTTTATAAAATCATTGAATTGAAAATTCCCTTTAAATTTACATACATAATCATGCTTTGTATAACTTGTTAGAAGCGATTTCATAGCTATTATAAATTTTTCTTCATCATTTTTTGCATAAGAATCCATAATCTTTCTTACATATCGCTTAAAGTATTTTAGTTCTTTTCCTTTGCTAGTACCTTTAAAATAGTATGTTAATCTTGGTGCATCTAAATAATAAGCTATTTTACCAATAACATCTGCTAATCCATATGCTTCTGCTTCTTGAATTGTATTTTTAAATTCAATTGTATTTAACATTACTCCATCAGTATAAAATCCTACTTTATAACGCTGAGGGCTTCTGTATTGTATCCACTCACCTTTTTCATAGTCATACCTTCCATAGTATTCTTTTAAAAGCTCTTGAGCTGCATACTTTCTATAATGTGATCCTTCAAGTATTTTATTAGAATGAATATCTTTACCATCAATATGAATAAGATGTAAATCCATTTCTGATAAATGTGTATGTATAAAGCTTTCTCTTTTTTGTCTTAATTCTTCTGTTATTGTATTTACATAGATTGTTACACATCGCTTTACGCCTTTTGTATAATTTTCGCCGCCCCAATTTATGTCTGATTTTAAAATATTTTTTGCTTCTTCTATTAATAATGAATTATTATATCTTGCAAACTCTAAGAATAAACCTGATATCATTTCAGTACTTCCAAGTTTTAAAAGTAAGTTATAAATTTCCTTTGGTGGATTGCTTTCAATTAATTGAGATAATCTTTTTTTTCTCATATAAATATTTTTATTGCTAAACATATCATAAATAACTGAATAGTATTCATGATATTCTTCATCCAAATTTAAAACTTCATTTGGATGATTAGCTAATCTAAAATTAGGAAAACTTATATTTTTAGATTGTACATTTTTCACGCAGTCTTCATATGATATTTCTTTAAAGTAAGGTAATACTATTTTATTTTCCTCTTCTAAGTTTTTGAACTCCTTAACTAAATAATTTTCATCCCTTTTCCAATACCAACTATAATCAATTCCAGTTTTATAATACATTTTAGGAAATTCTTCATCTTTATTCCTATTATAGTATCCATCTTCTTCTATAATCTTTACCGATTCAAAAGATGGTAAATGTCCTTCACTTCCGCTAAATATAGCATAACTAGCATATTTAATGTCATCCTCAAGGATACTAGTTATAGACTCCCCATCACTTTGAGTATTTTTAAATTCATGTTTCCCATAAAGCATAAGAAAACTTGGATTATTATTGTCATCCCATCCCCATAAAACTATACTTCTCAAAGGCTTATAATCTTTTTTCCATAATCTATTTAAAGCTTTTGTATTTTTTATAGGACAATTTATACTATCAACAATATCTTTTAATTCTGTTTGATCAACTTTATCTTCTTTTGACTTTAAGAAAGAAAAAACTGTATTTAAAAAGTTGTTTTCTTTAAACTTTGACATAACAGTAAACCACCTTAATCTTTTAATATTTAAAACTTGAATATGAAACTTTTATTCCATATAATTCTTTTCAAACTATTTTATCACAGTTGTGCCTAATATTAAATATTAATAATTAGGATAACAACCTAATGCTTTAAGTAAATATATCTATATCCATTATCATATAATTATTAAGAGATATGGACGATAACTATTCCCTTATCTTATATAACAAATCATTACTAGTAATTAATATCAACGTTCTCCTTAAGTAAAATTTTCTAATGTCTGCACTGTTTTAAAACATATCATAAATAAAAAAATAACCTAACACATTTAAATTTTTATAAATGCATTAGATTATTTTACTTGAGAATATATTTTAAGTTATTTAGTTAGCCTAATTTTTTAAACACATCTTAAATCGTTTACAGAGAGATTACATTTTAATATTCATATATTTTTCATTGTCTACCCTAATATTTTCTAGTTCATTAGTTATAGCCTTATCCATTGATTCTATATATTTTTCTATTTTCTTAGCCTTTTCTATATCTTTTATATTATTTATGCAAAAACTTAATATCTTTTTATATGCATCTCTTTGCACTTTAATTAGTTTTCTATATTGTTTGTTATTTAAATCAACTACATCTATTTCATTCATAATACCTCACCCTCCTAAAAATATAATTCTACAAAAAAGTTGTATATCCTTTTTTTGTAAATAAATATTATAGGTGTAATAAATAATAAAAAACATAATAAACAAAAACACAACTAGAAAATATATAAATATTTTCCTGTGTTTTCTCTATTATGTCTCAACAGGTAAAAATCTTACTATATAATTTTTACTAATATGTCACTATTATACAACATTAGTCATATAATTCGATATGCTAAAACTTCATTAGCATTATGTGTTACTTAATTCTCTTTTATTTTACTATATACTTCATAATATTTCAACATATTTTTTGAAAAAATATTCTTTTTCAGAAAATAAATAAACATTTTTGTGATTTAATTCATCAATAAAATGCCTATTATTCTTTGTTGTTTAATTTTTTCATCAAATTACGACTGTTATTTTATATTATGATTACAAAAAACTTCCTTTTAACTTTAAATAGTTAAAGGGAAGTTTTTTTAATTTATTAATTATTAAATTAAGAATTTCATTACAAATACTAATCCTATTACTACTGTAGCTACGCTTATATCTTTTACTTTTCCAGTAAAAAGTTTTAACAATATGTACGAAATAACTCCAAATACTATACCATCTGATATGCTATAAGATAATGGCATCATAATTATAGTTAAAAATGCTGGTATAGCTTCTGTAAAATCAGATATATCTATTTCTTTTATTGGTTCAATCATAAACAGTCCAACCAATACTAATGCAGAACACGTAACTGCTGGAGTAATTGTTGCAAATATAGGTGAGAAAAATAATGCTAATCCAAACATTATTGCAGTAGAAACAGCTGTTAACCCTGTTCTTCCACCCTCTGCAACTCCTGATGCACTTTCTACAAATGTACTAACTGTACTCGTACCAACACATGCTCCAAATGTAGTTCCTATTGCATCTGCAAAAAGAGCTTTTTTTATGTTTGGAACTTTTCCATTCTCATCTAACATCTTTGCTTTAGTTGTTACTCCAACTAAAGTTCCTATGGTATCAAACATATCCATAAAAAGTAATGTGAATAATACAACTACCATATCTAAAGAAAATATATTGTGCCATTCAAATTTAAATAATACAGAACTAATTGATGGCGGTGCACTCATTATGCTAGTAGGAATTGGTGTAATTCCAAAAGGAATTCCTATAATAGCTGTAGCAAGCATTCCTATAAATAATGCTCCTTTTATATTCTTTGCTAAAAGAATACCTGTAATTATAATACCTATTATAGCAAGTAGTGCTGTTCCACTTGTTATATTTCCAAGTGAAAGAATTGTAGAATTATCTTTAGGATGAGTTATGATCCCTGCTCCTTCAAGTCCTATTAAAGCAATAAGTAAACCAATACCAACTGAAATTGCCTTTTTAATGTTCTCTGGTATTGAATCAACAATAGCTTCACGCACATTGAATAAAGTTAACAATATAAATATAATACCTTCTAAAAGTACTGCTGTTAATGCAAATTGATATGAATATCCCATGTTAAGTACTATCGTAAATGCAAAAAATGCATTTAATCCCATACCTGGTGCTTGTGCAAATGGCAGTTTAGCATATAATCCCATAACTAAAGTTGCAACTACAGCTGATAATGCTGTTGCTGTAAACACTGCGCCTGTATCCATTCCAGCAGCAGATAATATAGATGGATTTACTATTAATATGTACGCCATCGTCATAAATGTAGTAATACCAGCTACGATTTCTGTCTTAACATTTGTGTTGTTTCTAGTAAGTCCGAAATAATTATCTAACATTCCGTTCTTTTCAAATATTTTTTTCATAAAACCACTCTTTCGTAAATCTTTTTTCCACCTGAACTATAATAAGATATTTTTCGATATATTGCAACACTTTTATGAATATTTTGCGAAAATTCAGCATCTATTTTCGGTTTTTGCACCAGCAATGCGAACATTTCCACTTGTTATTCCCCTGTATGATTCGTGTTATATGTTGAAATAATTATCATTTTTTCTAGTTTATACATAAAATATTTTAAATCAAATAACCAACTTATATTTTTATAATTCAATCTTAAATTCCCAATACAGGTTGCTCAATATTTCTTTTATAAATACCCTTTATACCTCTTAATGTATAATAAGATGAAACAAGACCTATTACATTTCCTATATTCAAATCTATATTAGGTCTAAGAGAATATGTTATTTCACCATTAATATACTTTTTATATAATTTATCATATTTTAAAAAACCAATTTCAGTAATCATTGATCGTGCAATAATTCCAAGATAAACTGATTGTAACGCTGGAATATCTGGATTTGGTAGTCTATTCACATCTACTCCCTTTTGATATTTACCGTAAATCAAATCAATACCTTCTAAGGTTGATATATATGCAAGAATATCTGCATATATAGCTATTGTCTGCGCACCTTTTTGTATATCTAGTAATCTTAATAGTTCCATATCTTCTTCTGTAATTTTTTCTGTATTATTAGCTTTTGTATCTTCATTATATGTTTTACTATTATTAAAATTATTATGTTTATAATTTGAATTTTCTTTCAACTCCCTTCAACTCCTTTACTTTATTATCTTTAATGTAATACAAAATTTTATTTTAATGGAAATTTATTATTACATTAAAGATTCCAATTATATTAGCATATAATTATATCTGAATATTTCCCCATGTATATATTTAGATATGGGGGCTATAGTAATTATATGAACTTCAAAATAATTTAATGATACATCTTATAAGATTGTAAATACACATAATTTAATACCATATTAATTTTTAATATGGATTCCATTTATAATATGATTTTAATAGTTAAAGAGCACTAAAATAAGTATAATATTTTCTTAAATTATTACTCTCAAAATAATTTAACTTAAAAATATTATACTTATCATCATCTTATATGTTTACAAGAACTTAATTTTATAATATATATTTATACAAATTTAAATTTACAAAGTGTTACTATATAATTGTATAATAATTAATCTATAGGTTTAGAATTAACAAATTCTTCTGCTATTTTATCTGGATTATCAATTTCATTAAATAAAGCAATCGAATAACAAACATCATTTTCTTTCCAAATATATACTAAACAATAATTATACTCATTGCTTTCTTCGTATTTAAATACCTCGTTATTATTAATATTTAATTTTTGTACATTAATCTTTTTAGGTACATTATCCTCTGTATTTTCATTAATAAAATATCCATTTTTCTTTATATTATTGTAAAACTTTAAATCCTTTTTAGCTGTAAAAGTCATTCTCAAATTCTTACCAGAATAAAAATTATTCATTTCGTAATTTATAATATTGTTTTCTATGTCAGAATCTCCTGTTATCCCAACTCCTGACCCAGTTATTTTTATATCTTCATCTACTTTTAATGGAAATTTAGGATTAAATCCAAGAAATTTTTTAGCTTTCTCTAAATCTCCTTTATCATATATACTCATTACTCCTATTTCTGTTGAAACTTCTCTTATTGGAGAGTAATTTACGTTTTTTATATCCTCTGAATACTTCAAAGATTTTGCTATTTTAAATATATTCTCTTTGTCAATACTTGTCCATTGATTAATTTCATCTTGATCTTTACGTTGCCTATTATAATCTAAGATATACCATGTACCTGAATCTTTCCACACAAAATATTTATTTATTTCCTTCATTTCTTTGATCACAATATCAATATCTTCTATTCTTCTTTCTGGAGAAGTAATTGTAACAGTAACCTCTTCTCCATGAATTCCATTAAAATCCACTAAATTTCTTTCACTTTCTACTTTAAAATCTTCTTCTAGTGCATGATGTGCACTTGCTGATTTTTTTATTATTTCTATTGGATCTGATACTCCTGTGATTAATGAAAATCCATTGTTTCTTTCATTGTTATTATAAAAAAACATTTGTACTGCATTTTCTTTATCCGACACTTTTATTACTTGAAATCCAGCTCCAACTTCATTTCCATCTAAAATATAATCTGGCACTTTGAATTTAAATCCTGATATTTCTTGTGCTTTTTTAATATCATCATAAGCTTTTAAAGGTGCATCAATCAAAAATTTAGAATTTTCTTCTTTATTATTAGAATTTTCTTCTTTATTAGATGTTATTTCTGAAACATTATCATTATCAAATCCTTTTACTTGAATACTATTTGTAAATATTGCTATTGTAGCTACTAAACAACTTAATATAACAACTGTTGATATTTTATATGAACCTTTTTTAAAGTCTTTTATCATTTTAATTCTCCTTTTTATTTGGTTATTATTTTCAAAACAAATTAGTAATCTAGATTGCTCTTTTTTATAAAAAAACATTCTTGAAAATTCTATAAGCGTCATACCATAATCTATTCTTTGTTTTTCTTCAAGGCATTCTAAAACACATGCATCACAAGCATATTCTCTATACAACTTCATTTTATTTATAGCAATCCATACTAAAGGATTAAACCAATGTATACAAAGAGCTACTATACTAAGAAAGTTATAATATAAGTCTTTTCTTTTATAGTGCATAAGCTCATGTAATAGACTATAGGATAGTTTATTATAATCTTCCATTTTCAAAACATATTGTGGTATATAAATTTTAGGCTTTAAAATTCCAAATATTCCAGGACTTTTTATTCCATCATATATAAAAATTTGAATTTTTGAATTTATATTTAACTTATCTTTTAAATTGTTGATTATAGATTTAATTTTAAAATCTTCATATATTTCTAAAGGTATAATTTTTCTTTTAAATCTCATTAAAGATAATATGAATGTTAAGCTTAAAACGATTATCCCTATAATCCAAATTAAAGAAGCTATCTTTATAAAATTAGAAATCCATATTTGTTTATTTATAGATTCTTCTTTATTTTTTTCATAATCATTAACTTTTTCCATATTATTTGTATCATTATTGTAATTATTATATCCTATGGAAATTTCTCTATTTTTACCTGATGTATCTAATATCATTTCTTGTAAACTATTTGTATATTTATCACTAAAAATATCAAATAAATTTATATTTACCTCTGGAATTACAGGCACAACAAGTCTTAACATTACTAAAATCCACAATCCATGTTTAATCCGCACACTAATATGATTATTAAACATTTTTAAAATCAGAATTATTATTAAAATAATGATAGCTGCTGTTAAAGATGTTTGAAAAAACCATAAAAAAACCTTTTCTAAACTCCCCATAAAAATATACCCCTTCTCGTTATATAGTTAAAAATCTTTTATATTGATTTTTTCCTTTTTTTCTTTAAGAATTTTCTCTAATTCTTCAATTTCATCAATAGATAGATCCTCCTCTTCTAAGAAGCTACTAAAAAGAATATTTAAAGCTCCATCATATACTTTTTTAATAAAAGATTTATTTTCAAACTTCATACAATCTCCCTCAGAAATTAAAGGATAGTAATTATATACCCTACCATCTTTTTTAAAACCTATAACCCCTTTTTTTATAAGTCTTGTTATAAAAGTTTTTATAGTTTGTTTTGACCAACTCATTTTCAAACTCAATGTATCTATTATTTCTTCAGAGGTTAATGGATTTGTCTTCCATAAAGTTTTCATAACTTCCCATTCCGATTCTGAGATTTTAGGAATATCACTCATAAAATTCAGCTCCTTTCTTTTTAATCTACAATTGTAAATCTTAAAGTTAAGTTTACACTTGTAGATTAATTACGTCAAGAATATTTTTACATTTATTCCAGTTTAATTACAGTAATTCTTCACTTTGTAATTTTTTAATATTATTTTAAATATAATAACCTGATTTCCATTTATCTATTAACTATTTATCATTTACATAAATATTACTTAAAATAAAACCTTATTATTTATATTTATAAAATATATGAACAAGCACATATATAATAACTATACTTCCTATTAACTTTAATATTGATAATACGAAATTCTCCAGATTGAATTTTTTCATTACTTCTTTCCCCTCTCAAACTTCTTCAAATGTTAATCTATATCTCTACCTTAAGTATATATATTGTTTATTATATATATACTTAAGGTAAATTAAACTTATTTAAATCTACAACCCTAATTTACACTTTACATATGTTTTTGATAAGATCACATGCAATAAAAACTTATTGTACAAATTAAAAACCACTTAAATACCGTTTTAAATATTTAAGTGGCTTTCATAATGATTATTTTTTAAATTAATATGATCATAAAATAAAAGAATCTAAAAATTATTTAAATTAAATTCATTCATCATTCTATTTAAAGTTTCTGCTTGTGCAGTTAATTCTTCACTAGCTGCTGCACTTTCTTCCGCTATTGCTGATGTAGATTGTACAACATCTGCTATTTGTTCAATACCTACATTTATTTGTTCTATTGATAGTGCTTCTTCTTCTGCTGAATTTACTATATTAGTAACAAGTTGTGAAGCATTTTTAATATCTTCTACAACTTCAATCAATGATATTGCTGTGCTTTCTGCTATATCTTTTCCTTTATTTACAGATTTTATTGAATTTTCAATTAAGGTAGAGGTCTTTTTAACAGCTTCCGAAGAATTTTCTGCAAGTTTTCTAACTTCTTCAGCAACTACTGCAAAGCCTTTTCCAGCATCCCCTGCTCTTGCTGCTTCTATTGCTGCATTTAATGCTAAAAGGTTAGTTTGATCTGCTATTGAAGCTATTGTAGTTATTATATTATTTATATCATTTGATGCTTTTTCTATATCTGCCATAGCATAAAGCATTTCTTTCATTTTACAATTGCTACTTTCTACATCATTAACTAAATTATCTGTTATATTCTTAGTTTTTTCTGCACCTTTTGCTGACTGTTTTACTTTTATATTTATTTCAGATATATTGGCTGTTAATTCTTCTATAGAGCTTGCTTCATTCGTTGCCCCTTCTGATAATGTTTGAGCTGCAGTTGCAACTTGCATAGAACCGCCATTTACTTCTTCTGTGGCACATTGTATTTGCTTAAATGTACTATTTAAAGTTTCAATAATATATGCTAATGAATCTTTAATTTGTACAAAATCTCCGATGTACTCAATATCTAATTTAATATTTAAATCTTTATTAGAAATCCTCTCTAAATTACTAGATATATCATTTATATATGTTTGTAGTGTTTTTATCATATCGTTAAAAATGTTGGCAAATTCTCCAAATTCATCTTTAGAATTTAAATATTCAGAGCTTATATCTGCATTTAAATTTCCTTCTCTTAATTGATTTGCAACACCTTTTAAATATGATAATGGATTTGTTATTGATTTAGTAACTGTTATTGATATTCTTAATGCTAATATTACATTAACTATAAGTAGCACTAATAAAACAATTATTGAACTGCTAACTTTGATATTCGCATTCTTTGCAAATTTATCTGCACTTTCTTGTGCTTCTTTTTGAATTATTTTTGCTCTATTATACATTTCTTCAAAAGCTGGAAAATACTCATCTTTTAATACTACTTTAGCAGTATTAAAATCTCCACTTTCTATACTATCTACTATTTTTTTTCTTATAATTACAGCTTCATTATAAGCTTCTTCATAATTGATTATTAACTGTTTGTTATTTATTAAAGGCTTAATTTCATCTAATTTAGTCTTTAAAATATTAGTGGAATTATTAAGTGATTCCTTAAACTGATTATAATCTTCATATAATACAACTCCTCTAAGCTGTCTTCCTACATTACTAAGATTATCACATATTTCAGCTGCATCAACCGTTACTTTGTTGCTTTCTTCTTTCATTTTTTTCAAAGAATTTCCTACTGAAATTAAGCTAGTAATTCCAATAAACATTATAACTATTGTAAAAATAATCATTGTTCTAAATCCTTTTTTAAGTTTCTTTTCAACTGATAAACTAACAGATTTTTTTTTCATAGTAAAAATATCTCCTTATCCCATTTATTCATTAGTTTTTCTTTAATATAAAACCTTTCTTTGTCCACTTCTCTTTAATCGTGGTATATTTTAAAAACTTTAGTTCTTTATATACTATTTATAAATTTCATACAATTAAATAAAAATATTTAGTTGAAGTAATAATAAATTAGTAAACATATTACTACTTTTAAAATTTTTATGCACAAAAAAAGGCATTCTTGTCTTAAACAAGAAACACCTTTTTATATTTTAATTATTATTTAAAATATTGTTCTCCATATCCATAATGTTCAACAATATAATCAATGTCTTTATCACCACGTCCACTCAAGCAAACTAAAATAGATCCTTGTTTCATTTCTTCAGCTTTTTTCATTGCATATGCAACAGCATGTGAACTTTCAATTGCAGGTATAATTCCTTCATATCTTGATAATTTAAAGAAAGCTTCCATAGCCTCTTCATCATTTATAACTTTATAATCTACACGTCCTAATTCTCTTAAAAATGCATGTTCAGGACCAACTGATGGATAATCAAGTCCACTGGCTATAGAATATACTGGTGCTGGATCACCATTTTTATCTTTTAACATTATACTTTCAAAGCCATGCATAACACCTTTTTCTCCATATTTCATAGATGCAGCATGATCTCCTAATTTTTCGCCTCTACCTAATGGTTCTATTCCAATTATATCAACTGGTTCCTCTAAAAAAGGTATAAACATTCCAGCAGCATTGCTTCCACCACCTACACAAGCAGTAACTACATCTGGTAAAAAACCTGTCATTTCCTTAAATTGATCTTTAGCTTCATAACCAACAACAGCTTGGAAATCTCTTACCATAAGTGGAAATGGATGCGGACCTAAGGCTGATCCTATGCAGTAAATTGAATCCTTATAATTTTTAGCATATGAATCAAAAGCAGAATCCACAGCTTCTTTTAAAGTTTTTAAACCATGTGTTACTGGAACAACTTTAGCTCCTAATATTTTCATCCTAGTTACATTTGGCGCTTGCTTTGCAATATCAACTTCTCCCATATGAATTTCACATTCCAATCCAAAAAATGCAGCAGCTGTTGCAAGCGCCACACCATGTTGTCCTGCTCCTGTTTCTGCAATCAAACGCTTTTTTCCCATAAATTTAGCAAGTAATCCTTCACCCATACAATGATTTAATTTGTGTGCCCCTGTATGATTTAAATCTTCTCTTTTTAAATAAATTTGACAATTTCCTATTGCTCTAGATAGTCTTTCGCAATGATAAACTGGTGTAGGTCTACCTTGAAATTCTTTACGGATTCTTCTAAGTTCATTAATAAACTGTGAAGAATGACAAATCGTTTGATATGCATCAGCAATCTCCTCAAAAGCTGGAATTAGCTCAGCTGTTAAGTATGCCCCACCGTATTGACCAAAACGACCATTTTTATCTGGATACTTCTTTAAATATGTTCGAAAATCCATTTACAATCCCCCTTATATGCTTTAAGTTTAAATTTATCCATCTAAACATTTACATATAAAATTATACTATATATACTTTTTATTTACAATTTTCTCTCATATTACTATCCATATTCATTCTTAAGTATTTATCATCTATATCTCTAATAAATTTAGAAGGCATACCATGTGATGTTAAAAATAATTTTTCAGTAGCTCTTGTCATTCCAACATAAAGTAACTTTCTTTCTCTAAATTCTAGCATGTCCATATCCTCTTCTTCATTTTTAACTGGACATAGTGGCATTACTTTAGCATTTAGACCTGCAATTATAACAACTTTAAATTCAAGTCCTTTTACAGAGTGCATAGTTACAAGTTTTACCTCATCTTCTGAAAAGTTTATTTCATCATTATCATTAAAAATTGAACATGGTATATCATAAGCTTGTAAACATTTCCTAAATTCTTTTAACTGTTTTTTTAATCTAGCAATTATTACTATATCTTTTAATTTATATCCTTCTTTGAGAGTTTCATTTATTAAATTTACTATATATATACATTCTTCAAATTTATTTTCAAAATTTTCATAGGTTGGATAATCACCTTGCTTGTCTATCAAATTAGGTTTAACTAAGTTGTCATTTTGTAGTAAATCTTTATGAATATCAATTAAACTAAATGCTGCCTCAGCTATTTGAGCAGTTGTTCTATAATTCTTACTTAATAAATTAGATTTACCAGTCATATCATATCCTAAGCTGGCAAATGAACGATTTTTTATTAACCAAGCTTGATGGTATATACTTTGAGCTGCGTCTGATATAAATGTTATACTCGAATATGGTTTTTTATCATACAAAGCCTTTAAAAATTCCAATTCAACTCTAGTTAAATCTTGACTTTCATCTATTAAAATATGAGTATACTTTTCAATAGGGTATTGTTTTGCTTGATTTAATGCTAGTAGTGCCATATCTTGAAAATCAACTTTATTTATATTCTGTAAATTACTATTATATTTTAACAAGACCTCAAATATTGCTCTTCTCTTTTCTGAATTTTTTCTGAGTTTTTGAGGACCATCATTATTTATATTACTTATTCTTCCTATTCTATCAACCAACTGATATTCCTCAAGATCTATATAATTACATGCTTTTATCCACATAATCTCTTCTTTAATAAACTGAAGATACTTAGAATCTATGATTTTTACATCTTTATAGATATTACCAATAAAGTTTATGGCATTAATTAATTCATACTTACATTCTTTACGCGAAGCAAGGTCTATATTTATATCATTCTGTTTCTTGTATGCATTAAAATAATCAAGAAGTATATCATCAATTCTTTTAACGTATAACTTCAAACTATTATCCTCATCAAATAGATTCACCTGAACATTAACTTTATCTTTAACTTTATCATATATATTTGACACATATTGTTTTAGTGATTTATTATAAGTTACCATAAGTACTTTGTCATCTTTAAGTGGACAATAATGTCTTAATAATAATGGAATTTTATTTACTGCAACAGTAGTTTTCCCAGAACCTGCT encodes:
- a CDS encoding 3'-5' exonuclease, producing MQLNIEQKRIIANKPNGHSLIKGVAGSGKTTVAVNKIPLLLRHYCPLKDDKVLMVTYNKSLKQYVSNIYDKVKDKVNVQVNLFDEDNSLKLYVKRIDDILLDYFNAYKKQNDINIDLASRKECKYELINAINFIGNIYKDVKIIDSKYLQFIKEEIMWIKACNYIDLEEYQLVDRIGRISNINNDGPQKLRKNSEKRRAIFEVLLKYNSNLQNINKVDFQDMALLALNQAKQYPIEKYTHILIDESQDLTRVELEFLKALYDKKPYSSITFISDAAQSIYHQAWLIKNRSFASLGYDMTGKSNLLSKNYRTTAQIAEAAFSLIDIHKDLLQNDNLVKPNLIDKQGDYPTYENFENKFEECIYIVNLINETLKEGYKLKDIVIIARLKKQLKEFRKCLQAYDIPCSIFNDNDEINFSEDEVKLVTMHSVKGLEFKVVIIAGLNAKVMPLCPVKNEEEDMDMLEFRERKLLYVGMTRATEKLFLTSHGMPSKFIRDIDDKYLRMNMDSNMRENCK